In Trichlorobacter lovleyi, the DNA window TTTGACCGGATGCCCCATGCCAACCAGGCGGTGAAAGGGGCGGTTGATTTCAGGGGCAAGCCGATCGTTGCCATTGATCTTTCAGAGGCGCTTGGTATGGAACCGGTCCCTTTTGACCGGCAACTGGCCTACTTGATTATCTGCGAATACAGCCAACAGCTGAATGCCTTTATTATTGCCTCTCCTGAGACTCTGATTACCCGTGGCTGGGATGAAATCCATAAGCCGGATGGTATTCAGGCCCGTTCGCTGGTGGCTATCGCCTACAGTGATACCAATGAAACAATCTTGTTGCTTGATATAGAGGGAATTCTAGCGGATTTAATGGGATATGAAGCAGAGGTGACGGATGAGCTTGCCAGCCGTGGTGCTGCACTCAAGAACCGGAGCGTCCTGCTGGTGGATGATTCACGAACCGCCCTGGCCATGATGCAGCAGACCTTGAACCATCTGGGGATGACATACAGTTCACAATCATCTGCGGTACAGGCATTAGCCTGGCTTGAGGAACGGGACAAGCAGGGAGAACCGGCCTTTGACCTGGTTATTTCCGATATTGAGATGCCGGGGATGGATGGTTTTACCTTTACCCGCAGTCTGCGCAGCATGCCATCCTATGGGAACACCAAGATACTACTGCACAGTTCCATGAGCAACCCCACCAATCGC includes these proteins:
- a CDS encoding chemotaxis protein CheV, translated to MATATSLDEALKRTNLSRTNQMEMLTFRLSDGQLYGINVFKIIEILESPNRFDRMPHANQAVKGAVDFRGKPIVAIDLSEALGMEPVPFDRQLAYLIICEYSQQLNAFIIASPETLITRGWDEIHKPDGIQARSLVAIAYSDTNETILLLDIEGILADLMGYEAEVTDELASRGAALKNRSVLLVDDSRTALAMMQQTLNHLGMTYSSQSSAVQALAWLEERDKQGEPAFDLVISDIEMPGMDGFTFTRSLRSMPSYGNTKILLHSSMSNPTNRLKAEEAGADDFVAKFAPNTLAEHIFKALERSDDDLFITPGET